One genomic segment of Pseudomonas sp. RU47 includes these proteins:
- a CDS encoding YegP family protein — MSGWYEISKSSNGQFRFVLKAANAETILTSELYTTRAAADGGIAAVQTNSPLDERYEKKSTKDGHPYFNLIAANHQVIGSSEAYSSDAACDKGIASVKANGPSKVIKDKTLPVL, encoded by the coding sequence ATGTCCGGATGGTACGAAATCAGTAAAAGCAGCAACGGCCAGTTCAGGTTCGTGCTGAAAGCGGCGAATGCCGAAACGATTCTGACCAGCGAGCTGTACACCACTCGCGCAGCGGCCGACGGCGGCATCGCGGCGGTGCAAACCAACAGCCCGCTCGATGAGCGCTACGAGAAGAAGTCGACGAAGGACGGTCATCCGTACTTCAATCTGATAGCGGCCAATCATCAGGTCATCGGCAGCAGCGAGGCGTATTCATCGGATGCGGCGTGCGATAAAGGCATTGCCAGCGTCAAGGCGAACGGGCCGAGCAAGGTGATCAAGGACAAGACCTTGCCGGTGCTCTGA
- a CDS encoding dihydrodipicolinate synthase family protein yields MSTIHGIIGYTITPFGANGEGLDLPALGQSIDRLIDSGVHAIAPLGSTGEGAYLSDAEWDQVAEFSIKHVAKRVPTIVSVSDLTTAKAVRRARFAEAHGADVVMVLPASYWKLTEAEILAHYHAIGESIGVPIMLYNNPATSGTDMSVDLILRIVNGVENVTMVKESTGDIQRMHKLQLLGEGQVPFYNGYNPLALEAFAAGAKGWCTAAPNLIPQLNLDLYEAAMAGDLDRARDLFYRQLPLLDFILKGGLPATIKAGLRQTGLEVGDPRLPVFPLSEAGQTQLQMILKTVR; encoded by the coding sequence ATGTCCACTATTCACGGCATCATCGGCTACACCATCACCCCGTTCGGCGCCAACGGCGAAGGGCTGGACCTGCCAGCGCTCGGTCAATCGATCGATCGCCTGATCGACAGCGGCGTCCACGCCATCGCGCCGCTGGGCAGCACCGGCGAAGGCGCTTACCTGAGCGATGCGGAGTGGGATCAGGTTGCCGAGTTCAGCATCAAGCACGTGGCCAAACGCGTACCGACGATTGTCAGCGTGTCCGACCTGACCACCGCCAAAGCCGTACGCCGCGCGCGTTTCGCTGAAGCCCATGGCGCCGATGTGGTAATGGTGCTGCCGGCTTCGTACTGGAAACTCACCGAGGCGGAAATCCTCGCCCACTACCACGCCATCGGCGAGAGCATCGGCGTGCCGATCATGCTCTACAACAACCCGGCCACCAGCGGCACCGACATGTCGGTGGATTTGATTCTACGCATCGTCAATGGCGTGGAAAACGTGACCATGGTCAAGGAGAGCACCGGCGATATTCAGCGCATGCACAAGCTGCAATTGCTCGGCGAAGGCCAGGTGCCGTTCTACAACGGCTACAATCCGTTGGCGCTGGAGGCGTTTGCCGCCGGGGCGAAAGGCTGGTGCACGGCCGCGCCGAACCTGATCCCGCAGTTGAATCTGGATTTGTACGAGGCCGCCATGGCCGGCGATCTGGATCGGGCGCGGGATCTGTTCTATCGCCAGTTGCCGCTGCTGGATTTCATACTCAAGGGTGGGTTGCCGGCGACGATCAAGGCCGGGTTGCGACAGACCGGGCTGGAGGTGGGCGATCCACGCTTGCCGGTCTTCCCGTTGAGTGAGGCGGGCCAGACTCAGCTGCAAATGATCCTCAAGACCGTGCGCTGA
- a CDS encoding aldolase produces MAKTLALPKDQLVKQALTQMQKSLADNTWTDRQKLALTCRILFENGHDSGLAGQITARGPQPGTYYTQQLGLGFDEITASNLLLVNEDLEVLEGHGMANPANRFHSWVYRARPDVNCIIHTHPTHVAALSMLEVPLQISHMDLCPLYEDCAFLEGWPGVPVGNEEGELIAGALGEKRAILLSHHGQLSTGTTIEEACVIAQLIERAAKLQLLAMAAGTIKPIIPELGREAHDWIAKPKRHAAAFNYYARQNLRQHADCLN; encoded by the coding sequence ATGGCCAAGACATTAGCACTACCCAAAGACCAACTGGTCAAGCAAGCGCTGACCCAGATGCAAAAAAGCCTGGCGGATAATACGTGGACAGACCGGCAAAAGCTGGCCCTGACCTGCCGGATTCTATTCGAGAACGGTCATGACTCAGGTCTGGCCGGGCAAATCACCGCCCGTGGCCCGCAACCCGGCACCTATTACACTCAGCAATTGGGCCTGGGTTTCGACGAAATCACTGCGAGCAATCTGCTGCTGGTCAACGAGGATCTGGAAGTCCTCGAAGGTCACGGCATGGCCAACCCGGCCAACCGTTTCCACAGCTGGGTATACCGCGCCCGGCCGGATGTGAACTGCATCATCCACACTCACCCGACGCACGTGGCGGCGCTGTCGATGCTGGAAGTGCCGCTGCAGATTTCCCACATGGATTTGTGCCCGCTGTACGAAGACTGCGCGTTTCTCGAAGGCTGGCCGGGGGTACCGGTGGGCAACGAAGAAGGCGAGTTGATTGCCGGTGCGCTGGGCGAAAAACGCGCGATCCTGCTTTCGCACCACGGTCAGTTGTCGACCGGCACAACCATTGAAGAGGCGTGTGTCATTGCCCAATTGATCGAGCGCGCGGCCAAACTGCAACTGCTGGCGATGGCGGCCGGTACGATCAAACCGATCATTCCTGAGCTGGGCCGCGAGGCGCACGACTGGATCGCCAAGCCCAAGCGCCACGCCGCGGCCTTCAACTACTACGCCCGGCAGAACCTGCGCCAACACGCCGATTGCCTGAACTGA
- a CDS encoding helix-turn-helix domain-containing protein: MSIRLKLLRKKLGVTLEALAEKSGMTKSYLSKVERGLNTPSIAAALKLAKALNVKVEELFSEDNVSLDSYSLVRSHERQSLAANDQSPGYAVLAHQVSERNLLPFIIYPPKEFSDKTFKEHLGEEFLFVHEGQVEVDFMNEKVLLERGDALHFNAQKPHRIRSVGDVQAQLLVVVHSAEE, from the coding sequence ATGTCTATCCGTTTGAAATTATTGAGAAAAAAACTTGGCGTAACCCTTGAGGCACTGGCCGAAAAATCCGGCATGACCAAGAGTTATCTGTCCAAAGTCGAGCGCGGGCTGAACACCCCGTCGATTGCGGCCGCGTTGAAACTGGCGAAAGCGCTGAATGTGAAAGTCGAGGAATTGTTCTCCGAAGACAACGTCAGCCTCGACAGCTACAGCCTGGTGCGCAGCCACGAGCGTCAGTCACTCGCCGCCAATGATCAGAGCCCCGGTTATGCCGTGCTGGCCCATCAGGTCAGCGAGCGCAACCTGCTACCGTTCATCATCTACCCGCCAAAAGAGTTCAGCGACAAGACCTTCAAGGAGCACTTGGGCGAGGAGTTTCTGTTCGTTCACGAAGGGCAGGTGGAAGTGGATTTCATGAACGAGAAGGTGCTGCTGGAGCGTGGCGACGCGCTGCACTTCAATGCGCAGAAGCCGCACCGGATCAGATCGGTGGGGGATGTGCAGGCGCAGTTGCTGGTGGTGGTGCACAGCGCCGAAGAATGA
- a CDS encoding DUF4917 family protein yields the protein MTDFLDVDASLEDWNTLRAATDFSGLLVGNGASRAVWDDFGYDSLFENARTVEEKPLSPSELAVFDAMQTRSFEQVLGALKTTSRVNKALAVSSAAPRNRYYAIKEALINTVHAVHIPWRLVKASTLATLNEELARYRTVFTTNYDLLNYWALQHQSEAIDDLFNGPNASFDLSESTTDKPRLLYLHGGLHLVRNQDGTARKLTSTEGTLLGSFAINNTIKTLDDVPLFVTEGPSADKLKTIRSSDYLSFCYEQLLGHGGSLCIFGHALGEQDAHIVRALRLAKPATVAISIYPRSAAFVQHQKRHYAKVFEGTGVELRFFDAKSHALGSPKLSVPVEV from the coding sequence ATGACCGATTTTCTCGATGTCGACGCCAGCCTCGAAGACTGGAACACCCTGCGCGCCGCGACCGATTTCAGCGGTTTGCTGGTGGGCAATGGCGCCAGCCGTGCGGTGTGGGACGACTTCGGCTACGACTCGCTGTTCGAAAATGCCCGCACTGTGGAAGAAAAACCGCTGAGCCCCTCGGAACTGGCAGTGTTCGACGCGATGCAGACGCGCAGTTTCGAGCAGGTACTTGGCGCGCTGAAAACCACCAGCCGAGTCAACAAGGCCCTGGCCGTCAGCTCGGCGGCACCGCGCAATCGCTACTACGCGATCAAGGAAGCGCTGATCAACACCGTGCACGCGGTGCACATTCCTTGGCGACTGGTGAAAGCTTCAACTTTGGCGACGCTGAATGAAGAACTGGCGCGCTATCGCACGGTGTTCACCACCAATTACGACCTGCTCAACTACTGGGCGCTGCAACACCAAAGCGAGGCCATCGACGACCTGTTCAACGGCCCGAATGCCAGTTTCGATCTGAGCGAAAGCACCACCGACAAACCACGTTTGCTGTACCTGCACGGCGGTCTGCACCTGGTGCGCAATCAGGACGGCACCGCGCGCAAACTGACCTCGACCGAGGGCACGTTGCTCGGCAGTTTCGCCATCAACAACACGATCAAGACACTGGATGACGTGCCGCTGTTCGTCACCGAAGGGCCGAGTGCAGACAAGCTCAAGACCATTCGCAGTTCGGATTATCTGTCGTTCTGTTATGAGCAATTGCTCGGGCATGGCGGCAGTTTGTGCATCTTTGGTCATGCGTTGGGCGAGCAGGATGCGCACATCGTGCGGGCTCTGCGTTTGGCGAAACCGGCGACGGTGGCGATCTCGATTTACCCGCGCAGTGCGGCGTTCGTTCAGCATCAGAAGCGGCATTACGCAAAGGTGTTTGAGGGGACGGGGGTTGAGTTGCGGTTTTTTGATGCGAAGAGCCATGCGCTCGGCAGCCCGAAATTGTCGGTGCCCGTCGAGGTTTGA
- the yiaY gene encoding L-threonine dehydrogenase, with the protein MTSTFFVPAVNIMGNGCLDEAMVAIRNYGFRKALIVTDTGLAKAGVATMVAEKLAMQDIDSVIFDGAKPNPSIANVESGLGLLKESRCDFVVSLGGGSPHDCAKGIALCATNGGQIRDYEGIDQSSKPQLPLIAINTTAGTASEMTRFCIITDESRHVKMAIVDRNVTPLLSVNDPELMVAMPKGLTAATGMDALTHAIEAYVSTAANPITDACALKAMTLISNNLRLAVRDGSDLAARENMAYAQFLAGMAFNNASLGYVHAMAHQLGGFYDLPHGVCNAVLLPHVQTFNALVCAERLTDVAHAMGADIRGFSPEEGAQAAINAIRCLAKDVEIPGGLRELGAKLSDIPLLATNALKDACGLTNPRAADQRQIEEIFRNAF; encoded by the coding sequence ATGACCAGTACCTTTTTCGTTCCGGCGGTAAATATCATGGGCAACGGTTGCCTTGACGAAGCCATGGTCGCGATCCGCAACTATGGTTTTCGCAAGGCGCTGATCGTCACCGACACCGGGCTGGCCAAGGCTGGCGTGGCCACCATGGTCGCCGAGAAGCTGGCGATGCAGGACATCGATTCGGTGATTTTCGACGGCGCCAAGCCAAACCCGAGCATCGCCAATGTCGAATCGGGTCTGGGGTTGCTCAAGGAAAGTCGCTGCGATTTCGTCGTGTCGCTGGGCGGCGGTTCGCCTCACGATTGCGCCAAAGGCATCGCCCTGTGTGCGACCAACGGCGGACAGATCCGTGATTACGAAGGCATCGATCAATCGAGCAAGCCGCAACTGCCACTGATCGCGATCAACACCACTGCCGGCACCGCCAGCGAGATGACGCGCTTCTGCATCATCACCGACGAATCGCGCCACGTGAAAATGGCCATCGTCGACCGCAATGTCACGCCGCTGTTGTCGGTCAATGACCCGGAATTGATGGTTGCCATGCCCAAAGGCCTGACGGCTGCCACCGGCATGGACGCACTGACCCACGCCATCGAAGCCTACGTCTCGACCGCTGCCAACCCGATCACCGATGCCTGCGCGTTGAAGGCGATGACCCTGATCAGCAACAACCTGCGCCTGGCCGTGCGCGATGGCAGCGACCTCGCCGCGCGGGAAAACATGGCTTACGCGCAGTTCCTCGCCGGCATGGCCTTCAACAACGCGTCCCTCGGTTACGTGCATGCGATGGCGCATCAATTGGGCGGTTTCTACGACCTGCCCCATGGCGTGTGCAATGCCGTGCTGCTGCCCCACGTGCAGACGTTCAATGCGCTGGTCTGTGCCGAGCGGCTGACCGATGTTGCCCACGCCATGGGCGCAGACATTCGTGGCTTCAGCCCCGAAGAGGGCGCCCAGGCGGCGATCAATGCGATCCGCTGCCTGGCCAAAGATGTCGAGATTCCCGGTGGTTTGCGTGAACTCGGCGCCAAGCTCAGTGACATTCCGCTGCTCGCGACCAATGCGTTGAAAGACGCCTGCGGTTTGACCAACCCACGGGCGGCCGATCAGCGCCAGATCGAGGAGATTTTTCGCAATGCGTTTTGA
- a CDS encoding LysR family transcriptional regulator — protein sequence MLQKSLIRRLDLITLQLFVAVHEEGTLTRAASREAIAVSAASKRLMELEEALGISLFVRQAKGMTLTPAGETLLHHARQMLFNVEKMGLELGEHSHGVRGYVRMLANLSAIIQFLPEDLRDFSAQHPQVKTDLEERPSAGVIQGVLDGVADLGICSNDSDTKGLRSVLYREDKLVVVMLPEHPLAARESVAFDETLDSDYVGLHAASSINMRTHAAARQAGKVLRIRIHVPGFDAVCRMVQANMGIGILPQRAYELFGQALGLHAVPLMDDWSDRALIVVVRDEAGLSPVSRMLFEHLRGQGS from the coding sequence ATGCTGCAAAAGAGCCTGATCCGCCGCCTCGACCTGATCACCCTGCAACTGTTCGTCGCCGTCCATGAAGAGGGCACGTTGACCCGCGCGGCTTCGCGCGAAGCCATCGCAGTGTCGGCGGCGAGCAAGCGGCTGATGGAGCTGGAAGAGGCGCTCGGGATCAGCCTGTTCGTGCGTCAGGCCAAGGGCATGACGCTGACGCCCGCCGGCGAAACGCTGCTGCACCATGCGCGGCAGATGTTGTTCAACGTCGAGAAAATGGGCCTGGAACTGGGTGAACACAGCCACGGCGTGCGCGGTTATGTGCGCATGCTGGCGAACCTGTCGGCGATCATTCAGTTTCTTCCCGAAGACCTGCGCGACTTCTCCGCGCAGCACCCGCAGGTCAAGACCGACCTTGAAGAGCGACCCAGTGCCGGGGTGATTCAGGGGGTGCTCGATGGCGTGGCGGATCTCGGCATCTGCTCCAACGACAGCGACACCAAAGGTCTGCGCAGCGTGTTGTACCGCGAGGACAAACTGGTGGTGGTCATGCTGCCAGAGCATCCCTTGGCCGCGCGTGAATCGGTGGCGTTCGATGAGACGCTGGACAGCGATTATGTCGGTTTGCACGCCGCCAGCTCGATCAATATGCGCACCCATGCGGCGGCGCGTCAGGCTGGCAAGGTGCTGCGCATTCGCATTCATGTGCCGGGGTTCGACGCGGTGTGCCGGATGGTCCAGGCCAACATGGGCATTGGCATTTTGCCGCAGCGCGCTTATGAATTGTTTGGTCAGGCGCTGGGTTTGCATGCGGTGCCGTTGATGGATGACTGGTCGGATCGTGCGTTGATCGTGGTGGTGCGGGATGAGGCGGGGTTATCGCCGGTGAGTCGGATGCTGTTTGAGCACTTGCGAGGGCAGGGCTCGTGA
- a CDS encoding MFS transporter produces MNASVTLLITCSTVFLAQLGMSIYLPAVPEIALHLGAEAAKVSWGLSLYLIGMALPMLFWGSLAQRIGRKPVLLAALVIYGVANLALPSGSTLEAFLLLRLMQGVGASGISVMARVLIRDSFRGDLLARALSWISISFVVALGIGQYMGSLIEVTLGWQAIFYLLGVTCLLMALIVARVTFPAMADEPASASSWSAYRQILLHRAFLLPALAGGLGYGVIIAFNTAAPLTLQGPFAWSSVDYGLLGWPISAAYFLGALAVNHFVLRTGQAWLMAVGAGLVLAGSSVMLLGSLTASSIALLFWLPYCVAVFGQSLNYPISLSRANDGAPIAGAYAMALSGFIHQSMAAIIGAMASLIASPQAWRLSLLCTLLAVGTMLCVRFAPMGDKR; encoded by the coding sequence ATGAACGCCAGCGTCACCCTTCTGATCACCTGCAGCACGGTTTTTCTCGCCCAGTTGGGCATGAGTATTTATTTGCCGGCAGTACCGGAGATCGCCCTACACCTGGGTGCGGAAGCTGCAAAGGTGTCGTGGGGGTTGTCGCTGTACCTGATCGGCATGGCGCTGCCGATGTTGTTCTGGGGCAGCCTGGCCCAACGCATCGGACGCAAACCGGTGTTATTGGCGGCGCTGGTTATTTACGGGGTGGCCAATCTGGCGTTGCCGTCGGGTTCGACGCTTGAAGCGTTTTTGCTGCTGCGACTGATGCAAGGCGTCGGTGCCAGCGGTATTTCAGTGATGGCACGGGTGCTGATCCGTGACAGCTTTCGCGGCGATCTGCTGGCCAGGGCGTTGTCGTGGATTTCGATTTCGTTCGTGGTGGCGCTGGGCATCGGCCAATATATGGGCTCGCTGATCGAGGTGACACTGGGCTGGCAGGCGATCTTCTATCTGCTCGGCGTGACGTGCCTGTTGATGGCGCTGATTGTGGCGCGAGTCACTTTCCCAGCGATGGCTGACGAACCGGCCAGCGCCTCATCGTGGTCGGCTTATCGGCAAATCCTGTTGCACCGGGCGTTTCTGCTGCCGGCTCTGGCCGGTGGCTTGGGCTACGGCGTGATCATCGCATTCAACACTGCGGCGCCACTGACTCTGCAGGGGCCATTCGCGTGGTCGTCGGTGGATTACGGACTGCTCGGCTGGCCCATCAGCGCTGCCTATTTTCTCGGCGCGCTGGCGGTCAATCACTTCGTGCTGCGCACCGGTCAGGCGTGGTTGATGGCGGTCGGTGCAGGTTTGGTATTGGCCGGTAGCAGCGTGATGTTGCTGGGCAGTCTGACGGCCAGTTCCATCGCATTACTGTTTTGGCTGCCGTATTGCGTTGCCGTGTTCGGCCAATCGTTGAACTACCCGATCAGCCTGTCCCGTGCCAACGATGGTGCGCCGATTGCCGGTGCTTATGCGATGGCACTGAGCGGGTTCATTCATCAATCGATGGCGGCAATCATTGGTGCGATGGCCAGTCTGATCGCCAGCCCACAGGCCTGGCGCCTGTCGCTGCTGTGCACCTTGCTCGCTGTCGGCACGATGCTCTGCGTGCGATTCGCGCCGATGGGCGACAAGCGTTAG
- a CDS encoding aminotransferase class I/II-fold pyridoxal phosphate-dependent enzyme yields the protein MNLPLHTPNLYSNFRKIIALADHDWDIAELGKVAGLNVEVKSPNHLLDQYGRELHHFCTTSYLGLDHHPALLEGAITALRETGSLRVANSKNRCKLAILEQYENELSQLFDAVCLSTLSCSAASAGILPLLASGIFTEGRPPVMVFDRYAHYSMNHLKAACADETRVVTAPHNDMEFLERVCQQHGRVAYVADGAYSMGGVANMDGLLYLKDRYGLFLYLDDSHALSAVGEHGAGLVRPRMAALEEDCLIVASLAKSFGASGGLVMLGNERQKTLVQRYGGPSNWSQSLNCAAIGAGRASIRLHRSAEFVTLQSNLAANIRLFDSLISTDQCHSNIAIRLIKCAQAAVANRIASELAEQGFFTSAVFFPVVAQGKAAIRITLRADMQPALIRRFCELITGLLRTHRCDFDD from the coding sequence GTGAATCTTCCGTTGCACACGCCCAATCTGTATTCCAATTTCCGCAAAATCATCGCCCTGGCCGACCACGATTGGGACATCGCCGAACTGGGCAAAGTCGCTGGCCTCAATGTCGAAGTGAAGAGCCCCAACCACCTGCTTGATCAGTACGGACGTGAACTCCATCATTTCTGCACAACCTCATACCTTGGCCTCGATCATCACCCTGCCCTGCTCGAGGGTGCCATCACCGCGTTGCGCGAAACCGGCAGCCTGCGCGTCGCCAACTCGAAGAACCGCTGCAAACTGGCAATTCTCGAGCAATACGAGAACGAATTGTCGCAACTGTTCGATGCCGTCTGCCTGAGCACCTTGTCTTGCAGCGCCGCCAGCGCCGGAATCCTGCCATTACTGGCCAGCGGCATCTTCACCGAAGGCCGGCCACCGGTGATGGTATTTGACCGTTACGCGCATTATTCGATGAATCATTTGAAGGCCGCGTGCGCCGATGAAACCCGCGTGGTGACTGCGCCGCACAACGACATGGAGTTCCTCGAACGCGTCTGCCAGCAACACGGCCGCGTGGCGTATGTCGCTGACGGCGCGTACAGCATGGGCGGCGTTGCCAACATGGACGGTCTGCTGTACTTGAAGGATCGCTACGGGTTGTTTCTTTATCTGGATGATTCTCACGCGTTGTCCGCTGTCGGTGAGCATGGCGCCGGACTTGTTCGGCCGCGGATGGCGGCGCTGGAGGAGGACTGCCTGATCGTCGCGTCACTGGCCAAGTCGTTTGGCGCCAGCGGCGGGTTGGTGATGCTGGGCAACGAGCGACAGAAAACACTTGTTCAGCGCTACGGCGGGCCAAGCAACTGGTCGCAGAGTCTCAACTGCGCGGCGATCGGTGCCGGCAGAGCGTCTATCCGCCTGCATCGCAGCGCCGAGTTTGTCACGCTGCAGAGCAATCTTGCGGCTAACATCCGCCTCTTCGACAGCCTGATCAGCACCGATCAGTGCCACAGCAACATAGCCATTCGGTTGATCAAGTGCGCACAGGCTGCCGTGGCCAATCGTATTGCCAGTGAATTGGCCGAACAGGGATTTTTCACCAGCGCGGTATTTTTCCCGGTGGTCGCTCAAGGCAAGGCAGCCATCCGTATTACGCTGCGCGCGGACATGCAGCCGGCGCTGATTCGGCGCTTCTGTGAACTGATCACCGGACTGTTGCGTACCCACCGTTGCGATTTCGACGACTGA
- a CDS encoding CaiB/BaiF CoA transferase family protein, whose protein sequence is MTAPLSAIKVIEIGTLIAAPFAARMLAEFGAEVIKIEAMGQGDPLRKWRKLHEGTSLWWYLQSRNKKSLALNLKSAEGIELVKQLASDADVIIENLRPGALEKLGLGWDVLHALNPNLTLVRISGYGQTGPYRDRPGFGAIGEAMGGIRYTTGTPGSPPARVGVSLGDSLASLHAVIGALMALLRVKTGQGGGQVVDVSLAESVFNVMESLVPEYDMLGHVRERSGGALPGIAPSNTYLTADGAYVVIAGNSDPIYKRLMRTIGRDDLAEAEDFAHNDGRAAKSGLLDAAITHWTSSLPIDDVLATLEAAEVPAGRIYSVADIVADPHYQARDMLLNAELPGGATVKMPGIVPKLSETPGEVNWSGPKLGQHTDGILAGLGLTELDIERLKSQGVVQ, encoded by the coding sequence ATGACTGCCCCCTTGAGTGCGATCAAAGTGATCGAGATCGGCACCCTGATCGCCGCGCCGTTTGCCGCGCGCATGCTCGCCGAGTTCGGCGCCGAGGTGATCAAGATCGAAGCCATGGGTCAGGGCGACCCGCTGCGCAAATGGCGCAAGCTGCACGAAGGCACGTCGCTGTGGTGGTACCTGCAATCACGCAACAAGAAATCGCTGGCGCTCAACCTGAAATCCGCCGAAGGCATCGAACTGGTCAAGCAACTGGCCAGCGATGCCGACGTCATCATCGAAAACCTGCGCCCCGGTGCGCTGGAGAAACTTGGCCTGGGCTGGGACGTACTCCACGCGCTGAACCCCAATCTCACCCTCGTGCGCATTTCCGGCTACGGCCAGACCGGTCCGTACCGCGATCGTCCCGGCTTCGGCGCGATCGGCGAAGCGATGGGCGGCATTCGTTACACCACTGGCACTCCCGGTTCACCACCGGCGCGGGTCGGCGTCAGCCTCGGTGATTCGCTGGCCTCGCTGCACGCGGTGATCGGCGCGCTGATGGCGCTGCTGCGGGTCAAGACCGGGCAGGGTGGCGGGCAGGTCGTCGACGTGTCGCTGGCCGAAAGCGTGTTCAACGTCATGGAAAGTCTGGTGCCGGAATACGACATGCTGGGTCATGTCCGTGAGCGCAGCGGCGGCGCCTTGCCGGGGATCGCGCCATCGAATACTTACCTCACGGCGGATGGCGCTTACGTGGTAATTGCCGGCAACAGCGACCCGATCTACAAGCGGCTGATGCGAACTATCGGTCGCGATGACCTGGCTGAGGCAGAGGATTTCGCCCACAACGACGGCCGCGCGGCCAAGAGCGGTTTGCTCGACGCCGCGATCACCCACTGGACCAGCAGCCTGCCGATCGACGATGTGCTCGCCACGCTCGAAGCCGCTGAAGTGCCCGCGGGGCGAATCTATTCGGTGGCCGACATCGTTGCCGATCCGCACTATCAGGCCCGGGACATGTTGCTCAATGCCGAATTGCCCGGCGGTGCAACGGTGAAGATGCCCGGCATCGTCCCGAAACTATCGGAAACCCCCGGCGAGGTGAACTGGTCGGGGCCGAAACTCGGCCAGCACACCGACGGTATTCTCGCCGGCCTCGGTCTGACTGAACTCGACATCGAACGCCTGAAAAGCCAAGGGGTGGTGCAATGA
- a CDS encoding hydroxymethylglutaryl-CoA lyase: MITDYSQTLIVQEVSPRDGLQIEPTWVETADKIALIDQLSLAGFSRIEAGSFVSPKAIPALRDGEQVFTGIQRQPGVIYVALIPNLKGAQRALAAGADELNLVMSASQTHNMANMRMRCEDSLTAFAEIVAFASGSGVRLNGSIATTFGCPFEGQIDEDRVLQIVDAYQELGIQGITLADTTGMANPRQVDRLVRRVLQRVSAADLTLHFHNTRGLGLCNVLAAYEAGARRFDAALGGLGGCPFAPGASGNICTEDLVNLCDEIGIHTGIDLPLLLKLSRGLPDLLSHEVPGQLAKAGRNCDLHPIPT; the protein is encoded by the coding sequence ATGATCACCGACTATTCGCAAACCCTGATCGTCCAGGAAGTCTCGCCCCGCGACGGCTTGCAGATCGAACCAACGTGGGTGGAAACCGCTGACAAGATCGCGCTGATCGATCAACTGTCGCTGGCCGGTTTCAGCCGCATCGAAGCCGGCTCGTTCGTCTCACCGAAAGCCATTCCAGCGCTGCGTGACGGCGAGCAGGTCTTCACCGGTATTCAACGACAGCCGGGGGTTATTTACGTCGCGCTGATTCCCAACCTCAAAGGTGCGCAACGTGCATTGGCGGCGGGTGCCGATGAGCTGAATCTGGTGATGTCCGCCAGCCAGACGCACAACATGGCCAACATGCGCATGCGCTGCGAGGATTCGCTGACGGCGTTTGCAGAGATTGTTGCGTTCGCCAGCGGTTCCGGCGTGCGCCTCAATGGCAGCATCGCCACCACGTTCGGTTGCCCGTTCGAAGGCCAGATCGACGAGGATCGCGTACTGCAAATCGTCGATGCTTATCAGGAGCTCGGGATTCAGGGCATTACCCTGGCCGACACCACTGGCATGGCCAATCCGCGTCAGGTCGACCGGTTGGTGCGGCGAGTGTTGCAGCGGGTTTCGGCGGCTGATCTGACCCTGCATTTCCACAACACCCGTGGTTTGGGATTGTGCAATGTGCTGGCGGCTTACGAGGCGGGGGCGCGACGTTTCGATGCGGCGCTTGGCGGTCTCGGTGGCTGTCCGTTTGCGCCGGGCGCGTCGGGCAATATCTGCACTGAAGACCTGGTAAACCTGTGCGATGAGATCGGTATTCACACCGGTATCGACTTGCCGCTGCTGCTGAAACTCTCGCGTGGCTTGCCGGATCTGCTGAGCCACGAAGTCCCCGGCCAACTGGCCAAGGCCGGGCGCAACTGCGACCTGCACCCGATTCCCACCTGA